AACTCATAAGCTAGTTCATTCACCCGCGGCAGTGGGTGCATGATTATCGCATCAGTTTTCGCGTAATCCATTATGGCTACATCCACAAGGTAGCTTCCTCGGGCATCTTCTGGAGAGATCTCCGGTGGTAGACGTTCTTCCTGGAGGCGATTCACATAGATGACATCAAGCTCACCAATCACGTTATTGAGCTGATTCGTCTCAGCGGGTTCCTGACCATAGAGATGTTTTAAGCGAGTAGAAACCCATTCAGGCATCTGAAATCCGTCGGGCGAGATATGTAGGAGTTTCCCACCGAATCGTGCGACACCGAGTGCAAGTGAATGCGCTGCACGCCCGTATCGCAGGTCGCCACAAATGCCAACCGTCAGTCCTTCTATCCGTCCTTTCCGCTGGAGGATTGTGTACAGGTCTGTGAGTGCTTGCGTCGGATGTCTGTGGCTGCCATCGCCGCCGTTGATCACCGGGACATTGGAATAGCGAGCCATAACGTGGGCCGCGCCCGCCCAGCTGTGGCGCACCACGATTAGGTCTGAGTAGTTGGTCACCATGCGAGCGGTGTCCGCAATCGTCTCGCCTTTTGCAACAGAAGCAGCGTCGGGATCTGCGAAACCGAGGGCACGCCCATCGAGCCGTCCTATCGCACTTTCAAAGGAGAGACGTGTCCGTGTACTCGGTTCATAAAAGAGCGTTGCTAGCAGTTTACCTTTACAGAAACCAGACCATGTCGCAAGCTGCGTCCGCATCTGATCTGCGAGCCGAAAAAGCTGTTCGATTTCAAAATTGGATAAGTCATCAAGCGTGATGAGGTGTCTCATTGGCAATCCTCACTGATGATATGGATAAGAGTTCCTCTATTTGTCCGTTTTTGTTTTCGACTATGGGACTTCAAGACTGCCCACCAATTCTATGATCGAGCGCATCCCATGCTGTTCGAGGTATTCTTGAATGCCGTCAACTACATCCAACGAGGCGCGTGGATTGATGAAATTTGCCGTCCCAACCGCAACGGCAGCAGCTCCCGCTATACAAAACTCAATAGCGTCATCGCCAGTCATGATCCCACCCATGCCGATGATTG
The sequence above is a segment of the Candidatus Poribacteria bacterium genome. Coding sequences within it:
- the pyrB gene encoding aspartate carbamoyltransferase is translated as MRHLITLDDLSNFEIEQLFRLADQMRTQLATWSGFCKGKLLATLFYEPSTRTRLSFESAIGRLDGRALGFADPDAASVAKGETIADTARMVTNYSDLIVVRHSWAGAAHVMARYSNVPVINGGDGSHRHPTQALTDLYTILQRKGRIEGLTVGICGDLRYGRAAHSLALGVARFGGKLLHISPDGFQMPEWVSTRLKHLYGQEPAETNQLNNVIGELDVIYVNRLQEERLPPEISPEDARGSYLVDVAIMDYAKTDAIIMHPLPRVNELAYELDEDARAAYFDQSANAVPIRMALLASLLGLEQLVLTQPPTRKMVSDQQVCENANCVSNHERYLEPETEIIAGASPFSACAYCGVLKV